CATTCCCTCTTTGTCTTCTGCATCTTGTGCTTCGCTTTTTGAATGTTGTAGCATATGAAACCATAGGAACTATTATGGCAGATGAAACCCTATAAATTGTTTTAGCTTATGAAATCATAGgtaggatatatatatacatatatacgtatgtatatatatacacatatatacatacatatatatatgtatatgtatcccTTTGGCTTAGTGAAGTGtgaaatatacatatttttctcTTGTTTGCATTGAACACTGTatcaacccaatggggtagctcaagtgacaagtaAGCTCTTTTTGTGGGAAAGAATTCTGGGAGAGTCCGGTTCGATTCTCAACAATTCCTTCTGGACCAGTTTCCGTGCCTCCTGGAGCGAACGTCGGTGTACCTGGACCGTTGTAGTATAATGGTAGTGGTCATTCACCGGCCTCTACCCAACAGTTTTCTCCTTCACAGTTTACTACCTGTGACCAGGTGTAAGGTATTTGCTCGTAGTGAAGAGGCAACTTTATTTCCATATCTTGCTACATTTTCTAGACGTAAGatactggacttggcccttcaggtctccgcccaacaatccctaACCCTTAGCCATTGATGCTGGATTTGACCTTTCACCAACCTCTGTCCtaacactaagggtgtgtttggttcgcacatgggaatcggaatcggaatcggtatgggtatcaaatacttggtaagggtaatgggttttggtgaaagtattttgcatgtttggtagtaccgtggaatgggaatgagtattaatagttggggaagaaaggaggaagggaaatgaaacccttatttcattagggtatgagtttttcaattaatggggtattccaaacccatagtattctaaaaacctatcaaccaaacaataacaatcacttcgatactcataccttatgcctaaatccaccaaccaaacacaccctaagtccTATCTTTTCAGAAAGATAGGCTTATTAAAGTGAGGTGGCAAGCATACATTAATCATCTTGATATTTACCTTTGCATTTCTGATATGAAGTCATGCGTGATTGTTTAATGTCTATTAACATATCTGTGCAGGTGGACGATAGCAACATTTATTGATTTCTACATCAATGTTGTGGCTCTCTCGGTATGTATAAAGCTTTAAGTACTCTCATTGTTACGGTAGATAAATGCCTTAGTTTTTGTCTGAAAACAAAACATGAATATAATGCCAAACTTAGCTATTAGCATGAATACCCGTTTTTGACTTAAAGAACTTTGAATATCATGTTTGTATTTACTGTTTGTTGAGCCGGATCTTTATGTCGTTATTTTTAATTGGAAAACTAGAACTGgggtgaaaatatatatatagaacatcTAATAACACATCATATACATGACATAAGGATTCAGGAAGCTAACAGTTTTGGATTTGGAAAGTGCCCATGGAATTTGATTActcattcaattaaaaatttcattctctaattaaaaatcagtatcattccatctcattggtaatatgatttttaaagtttggattagtacttttagatttttgttttgatttttttttgttcatattggtgctttagatattactccgtattatattaggatcaattgtcttgattgtttgtttttgtattttaaaaacctttattcccattatagggttATAagtaaccaaacatcaatattgctaatcattctaatttcaccctactatcaaacatacaaaatactttcaccaaactcattaccattattaccaagtatttgattcttattccGATTCCTATTCCATGTgtgaactaaacacacccttagtttaatttttaaattttagttagtGAGTTGCCTCTATACCAGGAaaatggttcacacagctgtgtgaaccacggtccaaaacgacgtcgcttTGATGTTAAAAAGTTACTTACTCCACAcgcgtgttagaataatgaacattcttGGATAagattataatgtattttatgagttattctaatgcaatttatgtgttagaataatgcactttatgtgtgtaataataatgaaatttctggggtaagataatgtattttatgagttaaaataatgtattttatgagttaaaataatgtattttatatgttagaataatgtattttatgtatttttagacCGTGATTCAAATTGTTGTATGAACCACagtccacgcaataatgattgtctgTATCAGGTCTGGATTGTATACAAAGAGAGCAGTTGGATAAGCGCTTCTTGTTGGATACTTTTACTAATAACTTTGGGCAggtattcctttatttattacTCCACTGTCCTGTTTTATATGTCTAAATTTGATTAATGAGCTTGActggaattatttataattcaaaattttataattttaagtttagtacgattatataaaatttatatatttaaattttttttaaaagcaaaaaCCAATGTATATTAATGATGTAAAATCATGAATACAAGCATGATGATTGAAGTTCCAAACTTCCAAGTCGGATTGGGAGAGTGAGCCGCAAGGTTCGCTGAGCGCCTAACATGGCTAATCCTAACATTAGAGAGATTAttgatgtttttaaaaattacattataagtactattaaacacaaaaattaaattaaataattaaaaaaaattacaaaagaaaataagaaagaattgatttgacaaggaaaatgatggatatattggaGATGGACTCCGACCCGAAAAGTAACCCGGAGGATGACCCGGGCTGAGGGCGACCTCTGCGTGGGCGGCCTCGGCCTGGGCGACCTCGGCATAGACGACCTCGGCCTGGATGACCTTGGTATAGACGACCTTGGCATGGGCGACCTCGTAGGCGGCCTTGGCCTGGGCGATCTCGTGGGCGACCTCGGCTTGGTGGCGGCCTCGGCCTTGCTTGTGGACTCGGTCCAAGGCGGTTATAACCTTCCCCTCCTTTTTAGGGGGCGGTTGTGAGatttattagtataaatatCCACTTAATTGTCTTGTTTAGGGCAACTAATCACATGTTCTATCATTACAACTACTTGTAATCCTCCTACAATAGTATATTAATACAAGAATTGTCTCCACGACATTTGCTAATTATCTTCTCCTATCGAATCATCCTTTGGTAGCACTCCTATTATTATCGGGTTTAATAATTCGGACTACCCCggattaattaaatccatcagaAAATAAAAAGGGAACAACAACACAATTTTGTTTGAAACTTGAGAATCATATATGTGCCTgcaaaaataatcaaaacaagAATCACTATTCAaccataatttaaaaaattaaaatgtaatagtttttttGGGCGTGTTCCAAATAGCCATTTTATTTGCTAATTTTACTTCACTGCTCcatgttaattatattttggatTTTGAACAGCATTGCCACGTCTGCCTACATCGTCCTACAGCTATTCCAACTCTCTTCTCAAGATCCACCCTATTATATCCTCTTCAACAGGCAAGTTGAGTTCTGAATCCTAAGTTGAAATCCTtagaaatctttttttttttttttttttttttttttttttttttttttNNNNNNNNNNNNNNNNNNNNNNNNNNNNNNNNNNNNNNNNNNNNNNNNNNNNNNNNNNNNNNNNNNNNNNNNNNNNNNNNNNNNNNNNNNNNNNNNNNNNNNNNNNNNNNNNNNNNNNNNNNNNNNNNNNNNNNNNNNNNNNNNNNNNNNNNNNNNNNNNNNNNNNNNNNNNNNNNNNNNNNNNNNNNNNNNNNNNNNNNNNNNNNNNNNNNNNNNNNNNNNNNNNNNNNNNNNNNNNNNNNNNNNNNNNNNNNNNNNNNNNNNNNNNNNNNNNNNNNNNNNNNNNNNNNNNNNNNNNNNNNNNNNNNNNNNNNNNNNNNNNNNNNNNNNNNNNNNNNNNNNNNNNNNNNNNNNNNNNNNNNNNNNNNNNNNNNNNNNNNNNNNNNNNNNNNNNNNNNNNNNNNNNNNNNNNNNNNNNNNNNNNNNNNNNNNNNNNNNNNNNNNNNNNNNNNNNNNNNNNNNNNNNNNNNNNNNNNNNNNNNNNNNNNNNNNNNNNNNNNNNNNNNNNNNNNNNNNNNNNNNNNNNNNNNNNNNNNNNNNNNNNNNNNNNNNNNNNNNNNNNNNNNNNNNNNNNNNNNNNNNNNNNNNNNNNNNNNNNNNNNNNNNNNNNNNNNNNNNNNNNNNNNNNNNNNNNNNNNNNNNNNNNNNNNNNNNNNNNNNNNNNNNNNNNNNNNNNNNNNNNNNNNNNNNNNNNNNNNNNNNNNNNNNNNNNNNNNNNNNNNNNNNNNNNNNNNNNNNNNNNNNNNNNNNNNNNNNNNNNNNNNNNNNNNNNNNNNNNNNNNNNNNNNNNNNNNNNNNNNNNNNNNNNNNNNNNNNNNNNNNNNNNNNNNNNNNNNNNNNNNNNNNNNNNNNNNNNNNNNNNNNNNNNNNNNNNNNNNNNNNNNNNNNNNttttttttttttttttttttttttttttgcgcagTGGAGAGAAATTTAGAACAAGATATTCTTCTTTTCAACACATTCTACTACTTGCTTATTAGTTatagtatattttttaaaaaacggtTAGTATATATCATGTATCATAATGCACATTGTAATGTGTATGGAAATATGTATCGTAATATGttacattttgaaaaaataaaataaaaaacaatgttGTAAGCTCAGTTGGTACTCAAGCAGTAGATTATGGGCAATCCTACATGATTGAGATAGCCAATGTGCaagttgcacctaatgtggtgaGCTCTTCTGTGGACACTCAACATTGGTTCTCCCACTTAAGAGGCCTCTAATTAAGTCATCGTGATTTGCCTTCCGTCATACTGTTGGGTCAGGTGTGGGAGCTTTTGAGGcaaaaaattttacttttgtgggtaattttaacaaattactACCGGAAATTCATGGTGCaattaaataacatatttatttgatttgatagTGACATTATCATGGTTTATGTTTGTGTTTTCTACTTTATTTTTAGTAGTGGAAGGTTGAGAGTTTGCTTGTTGTTATGGTAGGGCAAAAGAAGGGTATGAAGGAACACTACAAGAAGATCTCGTAGATGATTGCTAAAGAAAAGCTTTTGGTTTTGGActgatttgtttttaaaaattgttaccGTTCTAGTGAAAGTATCGTTAGATGAGAAATAAGATGAAATTGTATTTGTAGATTGAGTTCAGATCAAGGGTTCAAATTTgaggttttttttaaaaaaaaaaaaacgcagtggcattattataattttgtgttagtaagttttttttttgtcttccagtgcacatttttccttcttccagtgcatatTTTATGTCATATAGTtcacattttcccttcttctagtgcacattgttatgcaaTACAGTGTACATTatgccatatagtgcacattgttatgccatatagtgcacattgttatgccatatagtgcacattttttattcttccagtgcacatttttatgccatgCAGTGTACATTGTttcttcttccagtgcacattgttcattctaccagagcacattgttgtgccatacagtgcacattgttctttcatccagtgcacatttttatgccatacagtgcacattgttgtgccttctagagttttttttttttttttcaattgtagatgacgaattttttttaaaagatcaattaatcttgattactaattactaatttgagttgaatattgtttgtttgtttgttatttatggtcgtttaatcttgtggtctagtggcatccggtgtcccggttaacactcccacatggatgatgggagtgggttcgagcctcagtagaggcaactattgactctttgtgcttcattaggttgagaaagtacgAGCCTCCTCCTCAGTGGAggaagtagctatgaacagttGAGAAAGAATGatgatcctatattaaatttaattttttaggttaagaaagtagttatgaacagttgactctttgttcttcattaggttgagaaagatgatcctatattaaatttaattttttaggttgagaaagtagctacgaacatttgactctttgtgcttcattaggttgaaaaagaatgatgatcctatattaaatttaatttttaataattgtttcacatctttgtgcctccagtgcgtattttttgccttctagtgcatattttctcttcttccagtgcacattcttgaagttcgtaggtgactattttttttttatctacggCTGAaattctatctcacttctcaccCGGGGCTTCTATCTCACCCGAACCCCTTCATATTATAtttgaatggatatatgtaATGTCCTTTAGACGTTTGTATCTATTCAATTGTATGGGTCCTAACTCACAGGAATTAACCAACGCTGGACACACAATATCTTATCATGTTTTataacttattatttattaattattattttattagtgaATATAATAACAACtccaatttaaaatttgattataattttttttttaaatcgcaTTCAAACCTCCTAAAGTAAAGTATATTGTATTGCAATTAcaattaaatactccgtaattattacTTTAACTCTCGATAGAATAAGGTTGTAACAAAATATAATCGATAATCTATCAATATACATTAAAGTTAGAATAAagttactatatataaaaagtcCAATGTTTCAGCACGAGATGTGTACATACACATTGCCTATTAgttgagcaattatttgctcaaatttaagcaaggataacatcagaaaacataatcgattcaatccatttattcaattgcactatataatatttgatgttgtaatttatataattgtatattgatccaaatatttttaaaatattacaacaaatccattccgtgcattgcacgggtgaaaatactagtacaaTTAATGAATATTTCCACTTGAATAAGTAAACATAATACAtcaaaaaattaggaaaaagttAGTTATactaaatgacaaaaataggCCAATGAAATTAAACTCaagaagttttcaaaaaaaaaaattaaactcaagAAGGAATACTTTGATATTTAAGAAAATTTCAAAACtttatttttcgaaaaaaaaaaagaagttatttGGCTTGAATATTGGACTGGTGGAAACTACAAAATTAGATTGAATTATGCTTATTaagtgattttttatttgttatcctGAAAATAAGGGGCTTTAGATCCAATTTTACAGCATGAATACGTCGTCGTTTATTATGTCATTTTAAAGGATGCTAGGTCAGAAAGGGCAAACGAAAGTGTTTCAGCTCCGACGCAGAGAGTGATAGACGACGATCCTAAGCAGCTATCCTTCCTTCGCAATGGCTTTCGCTTCTCGATTCCTTTCCAGATCTACCCGTCAGGttattcttcatcttcatcatctttttcTGTTCAGGGAAACTGTGATCCATCTTTAGATTCGATGCGATTAATGTTTGAATTATTTCATTTCActgcttttgttttttcttttcatgtTCCTCATCGGCGTATgttttttaatagaatttggATTTATCCGCTTGGGTTGGATCCGGTTCCGTTACTTGACCTTGAGGGGTTTGTGAATTGGACTTGTGTATTGGTAACGGTTGGATTGGAATACGGTATAGTAATTGGTATAATGAATGAGGTTTAGGTGTGATTGGATTTCTGATTTGAGTGGTTTCGTTTTGATTTTGTGGGGCGAGGGTTAGAGAGTGTGAGTTCTAATGCTGCGAGCGGAGAGACTCAGAAACCAGGAAATATTGATTTGAGGATGTGATGAAAGGTGCATTTGACCAAAATAAATGCCCATCCATCACAAGATTCGTAATGGAATTCTTTTATTAGAAATCTTTGTCATGAGAAGCTCCTGGTTGAAAATAAACTTTCTTTCACAATCTTGTGTTTGTGACCTGCTACATGTTTTTGATGCTGGTATAGTGGCAATAGATGTTTCTGTGTAAATTTTGGCATTTTGTTTTGTTGGGATACCTCACTAGTTGGGCTTATTTGCCCCATAAAGATGATTTTTTGCTGAAAGGGGAAGGTGTTTATGCTCACAATTTTGCTTGATTGGCATTATTTGAATAAAGTATTTTTGCTAAGAAACAaggtatttattttcttatatacatGAGGCCTGCTGGGCTCATAAAATGTTGTGTTTTAGGTTAAGTGTCCTTGTGCTCAGTGTTATGtggaaaatttgaaaaaaaaaaaagtgttcttttaattaatttcatggACAGATTCTATTTGTGGAGGGTTTTATCTGTCATGCCACCATATCCTCAATGGTGAACAAGCTAACATTTGTTGACAATGCAATCATTTATTCATTTGGGATATTCATGACAaacattattactattttttgtaTAAACATTACATCATTTTGCCCATTGATTGATTCTTTTGAATGTGGTGAATAAATACCTTTCTACTTCTTCAGTTATATAGTAGCCAGATGATCATGCGACCAGATAGTGCCATTCCAATTCGTTCCTTTGCCAAAGGAGCTGGTGCTCCAGCAGCACTTAAGGGTGATGGTAAGTTGAACTATGGAGATCATTAGTAGATTCTTTTTTACCAGCTGATTTATCTCCTTTAATTAAATGCTTGTCTCTTACCATTATAATCGTCATGACTAATTTTCTTGTGTCCATCTGAAGAAATGTTGAAGAATGTCTTTCTTGAGGTCAAGAAGAAATTTGAGACTGCAGTTGGGATCCTCCGtaaggagaagatcaccataGACCCTGAAGACCCTGCTGCTGTGACTCAATATGCAAAAGTCATGAAGACTGTAAGGGAAAAGTAAGATTTCTAATCAATTTATGAGTcttcatttttataatattggTAGTTGCTTGTAAGGTACTGTAGCTAGCAAATTGTATGGGTGATGGTACAGTTTTTATCTATGATTCTGTGCCAATAATTTGTTTTGTCGGAGCAAGTTTGATGAACATTCTTATAGTAAagttttcatttccttttttttttttttgaagttttcCTGGAACTGTAAATTCTTTACCTAGTTAGGGCATTATGTTACTCCGAATGTTTTGAAAGTGCTATTGATCCCTATGATGTCAGTAATACAAGCTAAGTTACAAGCATGCTTTACTAACTCCTATGGTATTTGAGTCATTAATGTGAAGGCTGTTGTTGATGAATATGATTTGTATGCTTTCAACATTCTGCATTTTGTGCAACACCACTACTTTATTTGCCGAGATTCTCTGTGCGCTATATCTAGCCGAAATTACTCTGTTTTTGCTATTGTACCTTAGAAGGGAGAACCCTCCTTGGTTGGTATTTCTTTTTGATAGAATGGCTCTGTCAAAGTGCATTTTCTCCTAATTTTATATTATGTTATGTCTGTTACTGGCCATTGGATTCATTTAAATTATGTTGTCTTCCAATATCTGCAGGGCAAATCTCCAATCAGAGTCTGAAAAGATCAAGGAAGCTATTGATACACAAACAAATGAGATTCCAGATGCTCGAACTTATCTGTTGACACTGAAGGAGATTCGGATTAAGTATGCTTATTTATGTGCTTTTTTGTTAATCTCTCATGTCCCCAATAATCTTGTCTCTATGGATTCTGGCTCTCAATGTTTTAggaaaattattgttttatgGGTAGTAAATGAAAAACCTAAAGTATTCGTTACTTTGAAAGTGGGTTGTTGATTTCGTTTCACTTTGAAGTAATAGACGGGTAAAGTAGGGAAGTTACTGGACAAAGTATAAATCTGCCTCTTTCCCTCATTGAGTTGATACTACCTTCACATGGCCTTTAGGTtgcttaaagaaataaaatgatattttgtaCTTTTTAGAAATACATACTTGATATTTTTAGCTACGTACATctctttatcttttattttgttcagtCACTCTGTTTCTCTTTCTGCAGTCTGTAAGGCCAGTTACTCCTAGACCATGTCTCTGTGTGGATGCTAACAGCATATTTCTTTTTGGCAGGAGTGGCCTTCCTGATGAGCATGGCGTTGAGGAAAAGATGATGAATGCTTTGGATAAGGTAGAGAAAGAACTCAAGAAGCCACTACTGAGGAATGACAAAAAGGGAATCGCACTCCTCACAGCAGAGTTTGATAAGATCAACCAGAAGTGAGCTTCGGGCTATAACCTGATAATTTCTCTTTTCTTCCAAATTGCTAAATTGCTTGCTGTCCAATCAGTGAAAAAACACTAAGAAATTCATCAGATTTGTCTTCATAATAGCAATTTTAAGTATGGTCTTGGTTGGAAGGTAGTTGACCTTCATCTTGCTTTTTCTTGTCACCATCATCTAGATTTGGCATCCGCCGAGAAGACCTGCCCAAGTATGAAGAAGAATTGGAAATGAAGGTTGCTAAAGCTCAATTAGAAGAATTGAAAAAGGATGCCCTTGAGGCAATGGAAACTCAGAAGAAGAGGTATTTGATAAGCCCAAGGCtgtcatcttcatcatcttcttttttcccctttttgttTTGGTTACAATCAACTGAGATTCATTTCCTTAGTCTTTCTCCATCCTTTCTCCTTAAATTTCCATGAGAATACCTTTGCCTTTCTTTTATTACATTCTTAAGCATTCTCTTATTTGCAGGGAGGAGTTCAATGATGAGGAAATGCCCGATGTGAAGTCTTTGGACATTAGAAACTTTCTCTAAGAACCTTTGGTGGAAGACTTTTTCTTTGCGCTTTTCTTTCACCTTGGCATAATGAGTTCACAAATCACAAGTGATCTCTGCTACATTTGAAACAATACCATCCTGCTGATATGTTTTCAGGTGCtggattttttttgtatttttaataaaagtaatgacCAGGGAATTGAATGCTATATGTGCTTTAGTCCAGAAGAGAATATACTGCCTGCATTTGTTCAGTGGTTTTGTAATTGAAATGCAATTTAACCTTGATGctacaaaattttaatggttGTGATGTGCCGGATCCGGAATCTTGTCATTCAGAATTCTGTTTGTGTACATGATGTGAATGCTGGGATTGTTAACAGCACAGATATCTGATTTCATTTGGGCTCTTCCAATTTGCCCTTTTGTTTGTTGTAcctcaatagttataccatggactcgggtccacttGCAAGGTAGACacgtcacaatttacatattgaatgttaacaattcaaattgtaaacatttaatatgtaaattgtgaattgaacattcagtatgtaaattgtgtattttgaatctGGGTCTATCTTAAGGTAGACTCGGTCCACAATCCACTTTTGACCACCTGTACAATGGCAAAGTATTCTAACTAATTCTCCATTTAAATGCGACAGATGCTTATGCTAAAATGTAACGgactaataaaaattttgtagatTTTATGCGTCCTGCTCTCAACTTGTTTTTTCACCTTAGAATTTAGACAAGACCGGAAAAGCATATCCATTTGTGTTGCGCACCGAAAAGTTTCTATATACAGTGCTagttttgttaaaaaataaaaaataaaaacgatttgcatattgacccgtgAAAGGATGACTACGGTTCAAATCAAACTAGACACTGTAGCAACTAAATTGAAACCAGAACCATTGGGAGGGTTTTGATTATAGATTCTGGTtttagtttattatattatattttggatCCGTGAACCGATGGTTTGGAATCATAACTGAAGTGCAATCATATTTACACGACTATTCATGATTTGACATCATTTTAATCCGATGAAATTAGTTTTGCAAAATTGTACACATGATAGTTTACATTTTCTCCAATCCACCCCGCAAGTTAGGTTTGAAGGTAAACATTTCACCTATGGTGAGTCAGGTTCTGGTTGTCCTTGCTCTTGCTTCATCTATTCCTTCTAAATTTCTATTTGTTTCATTGTTAATATAACAGAACATGGAGTGATAAGAAATCTTGATGTTTGCAagtttgcaattagataaaagTAATGCTTACTTCTAACTTATTTAACGGCATTCTTGGTAGGCTTCCATATAGTAAAACAAAGCTCTGATGAATGATGAGTAGAGCATTATTTTGAAATTCATTGGCTATTTAAGAGTGAGTTCTTCTCTTACTGACCAATTGCCACGTTCAACTTCTCAACTTGTATTGGCAATTCCAGCCAGCCAAAATTCTTCAGCATATTCTAAACACTGCACAACATTTGGAATTCCAGAGCTTTGGGGGCAAATCTTTCATAAAGCAAATATAGGCACTCACATAAAATCAGGATGGATATCCTCATCTACCTTGTGATCCTTGATTGGGTTCTCAAGTGCAATGTTGTTCCATCTATCTTTACCACTGGTAAGCCATCCCCCACTTTCAAGCTCCaagttatcatcatcatcatcatctgcaTCTGCTGTCATGTATTCACTCCACTTTGACATCCCCTTTGATGTTGTTAGCAGACTCCCCTGTGTAGGTTCTTTGCTTACAAGCTTCTTGTCATTTGCTTTGGCATCCCTGTTTTTAGACCAAGATGGAACATCTTGAGATCCTACTGTGAAATCTTCCCTGTCAGGACCCTCCTTTGCCATCATCCCAATATCTGCAT
This portion of the Ipomoea triloba cultivar NCNSP0323 chromosome 5, ASM357664v1 genome encodes:
- the LOC116018787 gene encoding probable ATP synthase 24 kDa subunit, mitochondrial, with the protein product MAFASRFLSRSTRQLYSSQMIMRPDSAIPIRSFAKGAGAPAALKGDEMLKNVFLEVKKKFETAVGILRKEKITIDPEDPAAVTQYAKVMKTVREKANLQSESEKIKEAIDTQTNEIPDARTYLLTLKEIRIKSGLPDEHGVEEKMMNALDKVEKELKKPLLRNDKKGIALLTAEFDKINQKFGIRREDLPKYEEELEMKVAKAQLEELKKDALEAMETQKKREEFNDEEMPDVKSLDIRNFL